A region from the Chionomys nivalis chromosome 22, mChiNiv1.1, whole genome shotgun sequence genome encodes:
- the LOC130864480 gene encoding tetratricopeptide repeat protein 30A2-like: MAWQSNSKIPDGEFTAVVYGLIRDSRYSEAVQLLAAELQRSPRSRAGLSLLAYCYYRLQEFELAAECYEQLSQMHPELEQYRLYQAQALYKACLYPEATRVAFLLDNPTYQTRVLRLQAAIKYSEGDLPGARSLVEQLLSGEAGEDSGGENDPDGLVNMGCLLYKEGHYEAACSKFFAALQASGYQPDVSYNLALACYSNRHYAPALKHIANIIERGIRQHPELGVGMTTEGIDVRSVGNTVVLHQTALVEAFNLKAAIEYQLRNYEAAQEALTDMPPRAEEELDPVTLHNQALMNMDARPTEGFEKLQFLLQQNPFPPETFGNLLLLYCKYEYFDLAADVLAENAHLTYKFLTPYLYDFLDAMITCQTAPEEAFIKLDGLAGMLTEQLRRLTKQVQEARHNRDDEIVIKAVNEYDETLEKYIPVLMAQAKIYWNLENYPMVEKIFRKSVEFCNDHDVWKLNVAHVLFMQENKYKEAISFYEPIVKKNYDNILSVSAIVLANLCVSYIMTSQNEEAEELMRKIEKEEEQLSYGDPDKKIYHLCIVNLVIGTLYCAKGNYDFGISRVIKSLEPYHKKLGTDTWYYAKRCFLSLLENMSKHMIVLCDTVIQECVQFLEHCELYGRNIPAVIEQPLEEERMHTGKNTVTYESRQLKALIYEIIGWNV, from the coding sequence ATGGCCTGGCAAAGCAACTCTAAAATTCCCGACGGTGAGTTCACGGCCGTGGTCTACGGGCTCATCCGCGACTCCCGCTACTCAGAGGCGGTGCAGCTGCTGGCCGCCGAGCTGCAGAGGAGCCCCCGCAGCCGCGCCGGGCTGTCGCTGCTGGCCTACTGCTACTACCGCCTGCAGGAGTTCGAGCTCGCTGCAGAGTGCTATGAGCAGCTGAGCCAGATGCACCCGGAACTCGAGCAGTACCGCCTCTACCAGGCCCAGGCGCTGTACAAGGCCTGCCTGTATCCCGAGGCCACGCGGGTCGCCTTCCTCCTGGACAACCCCACCTATCAGACTCGCGTCCTTCGTCTCCAGGCTGCTATCAAGTACAGCGAGGGCGACCTGCCAGGAGCCAGGAGCCTGGTGGAGCAGCTGCTGAGTGGGGAAGCTGGAGAAGACAGTGGAGGGGAGAATGACCCAGATGGTTTGGTCAACATGGGCTGTCTGCTCTACAAGGAGGGACACTATGAAGCTGCCTGTTCCAAGTTCTTTGCAGCCCTGCAGGCCTCTGGCTACCAGCCTGATGTATCTTACAATCTGGCTTTAGCTTGTTACAGCAACAGGCACTATGCCCCTGCTCTGAAGCATATTGCCAACATCATAGAGAGAGGCATCCGTCAGCACCCAGAGCTAGGTGTGGGCATGACCACCGAAGGCATTGATGTTAGAAGTGTTGGCAACACCGTAGTCCTTCACCAGACGGCACTGGTCGAAGCCTTCAACCTCAAGGCAGCCATAGAGTACCAACTGAGAAACTACGAGGCGGCCCAGGAAGCCCTCACTGACATGCCGCCCAGGGCAGAGGAAGAGTTGGACCCTGTGACCCTGCACAACCAGGCTCTGATGAACATGGATGCCAGACCTACGGAGGGGTTTGAGAAGCTCCAGTTCCTGCTGCAGCAGAACCCCTTTCCCCCGGAGACCTTCGGCAACCTGCTGCTTCTCTACTGTAAATATGAGTACTTTGACCTGGCAGCTGATGTCCTGGCAGAGAATGCCCATTTGACGTACAAGTTCCTCACGCCCTATCTCTATGACTTCTTGGATGCCATGATCACTTGCCAGACGGCTCCCGAAGAGGCTTTCATAAAGCTGGACGGGCTGGCTGGCATGCTGACTGAGCAGCTCAGGAGACTCACTAAGCAAGTTCAGGAAGCAAGACACAACAGAGATGATGAAATTGTCATAAAAGCCGTGAATGAATACGATGAAACTCTCGAGAAGTATATCCCTGTCCTGATGGCCCAGGCAAAAATCTACTGGAATCTGGAAAACTATCCCATGGTGGAGAAGATCTTCCGCAAATCTGTGGAATTCTGCAATGACCATGATGTGTGGAAGCTGAATGTGGCCCACGTCCTCTTCATGCAGGAAAACAAGTACAAAGAGGCCATCAGCTTCTATGAGCCCATCGTCAAGAAGAACTACGACAACATCCTGAGCGTCAGCGCCATTGTCCTAGCCAACCTCTGTGTCTCCTACATCATGACAAGTCAGAATGAGGAAGCCGAGGAGCTGATGAGGAAGattgagaaggaggaagaacaactCTCCTATGGTGACCCAGACAAGAAAATCTACCACCTCTGCATTGTGAACTTGGTGATAGGAACACTCTACTGTGCCAAAGGGAACTATGACTTTGGTATCTCCAGGGTAATCAAGAGCCTGGAGCCTTACCATAAAAAGCTAGGAACTGATACGTGGTATTATGCCAAACGATGCTTCCTGTCCTTGCTAGAAAACATGTCAAAACACATGATCGTGCTTTGCGACACTGTTATTCAAGAATGTGTCCAGTTTCTAGAGCACTGTGAACTTTATGGCAGAAACATCCCTGCTGTTATAGAACAGCCtttggaggaagagagaatgcACACTGGAAAGAATACAGTCACATATGAGTCCAGACAGTTGAAAGCATTGATTTATGAGATCATAGGGTGGAATGTGTAG
- the LOC130864481 gene encoding tetratricopeptide repeat protein 30A2, with product MAGLSSSQIPDGEFTAMVYGLIRDSRYSEAVQLLAAELQRSPRSRAGLSLLAYCYYRLQEFELAAECYEQLSQMHPELEQYRLYQAQALYKACLYPEATRVAFLLDNPTYQTRVLRLQAAIKYSEGDLPGARSLVEQLLSGEAGEDSGGENDPDGLVNMGCLLYKEGHYEAACSKFFAALQASGYQPDVSYNLALACYSNRHYAPALKHIANIIERGIRQHPELGVGMTTEGIDVRSVGNTVVLHQTALVEAFNLKAAIEYQLRNYEAAQEALTDMPPRAEEELDPVTLHNQALMNMDARPTEGFEKLQFLLQQNPFPPETFGNLLLLYCKYEYFDLAADVLAENAHLTYKFLTPYLYDFLDAMITCQTAPEEAFIKLDGLAGMLTEQLRRLTKQVQEARHNRDDEIVIKAVNEYDETLEKYIPVLMAQAKIYWNLENYPMVEKIFRKSVEFCNDHDVWKLNVAHVLFMQENKYKEAISFYEPIVKKNYDNILSVSAIVLANLCVSYIMTSQNEEAEEMMRKIEKEEEQLSYGDPDKKIYHLCIVNLVIGTLYCAKGNYDFGISRVIKSLEPYHKKLGTDTWYYAKRCFLSLLENMSKHTIMLRDTVIQECVQFLEHCEIFGRNIPAVIEQPLEEERMHIGKNTVTYESRQLKALIYEIIGWNM from the coding sequence ATGGCGGGACTGAGCAGCTCGCAGATCCCCGACGGTGAGTTCACGGCCATGGTCTACGGGCTCATCCGCGACTCCCGCTACTCAGAGGCGGTGCAGCTGCTGGCCGCCGAGCTGCAGAGGAGCCCCCGCAGCCGCGCCGGGCTGTCGCTGCTGGCCTACTGCTACTACCGCCTGCAGGAGTTCGAGCTCGCTGCAGAGTGCTATGAGCAGCTGAGCCAGATGCACCCGGAACTCGAGCAGTACCGCCTCTACCAGGCCCAGGCGCTGTACAAGGCCTGCCTGTATCCCGAGGCCACGCGGGTCGCCTTCCTCCTGGACAACCCCACCTATCAGACTCGCGTCCTTCGTCTCCAGGCTGCTATCAAGTACAGCGAGGGCGACCTGCCAGGAGCCAGGAGCCTGGTGGAGCAGCTGCTGAGTGGGGAAGCTGGAGAAGACAGTGGAGGGGAGAATGACCCAGATGGTTTGGTCAACATGGGCTGTCTGCTCTACAAGGAGGGACACTATGAAGCTGCCTGTTCCAAGTTCTTTGCAGCCCTGCAGGCCTCTGGCTACCAGCCTGATGTATCTTACAATCTGGCTTTAGCTTGTTACAGCAACAGGCACTATGCCCCTGCTCTGAAGCATATTGCCAACATCATAGAGAGAGGCATCCGTCAGCACCCAGAGCTAGGTGTGGGCATGACCACCGAAGGCATTGATGTTAGAAGTGTTGGCAACACCGTAGTCCTTCACCAGACGGCACTGGTCGAAGCCTTCAACCTCAAGGCAGCCATAGAGTACCAACTGAGAAACTACGAGGCGGCCCAGGAAGCCCTCACTGACATGCCGCCCAGGGCAGAGGAAGAGTTGGACCCTGTGACCCTGCACAACCAGGCTCTGATGAACATGGATGCCAGACCTACGGAGGGGTTTGAGAAGCTCCAGTTCCTGCTGCAGCAGAACCCCTTTCCCCCGGAGACCTTCGGCAACCTGCTGCTGCTCTACTGTAAATATGAGTACTTTGACCTGGCAGCTGATGTCCTGGCAGAGAATGCCCATTTGACGTACAAGTTCCTCACGCCCTATCTCTATGACTTCTTGGATGCCATGATCACTTGCCAGACGGCTCCCGAAGAGGCTTTCATAAAGCTGGACGGGCTGGCTGGCATGCTGACTGAGCAGCTCAGGAGACTCACTAAGCAAGTTCAGGAAGCAAGACACAACAGAGATGATGAAATTGTCATAAAAGCCGTGAATGAATACGATGAAACTCTCGAGAAGTATATCCCTGTCCTGATGGCCCAGGCAAAAATCTACTGGAATCTGGAAAACTATCCCATGGTGGAGAAGATCTTCCGCAAATCTGTGGAATTCTGCAATGACCATGATGTGTGGAAGCTGAATGTGGCCCACGTCCTCTTCATGCAGGAAAACAAGTACAAAGAGGCCATCAGCTTCTATGAGCCCATTGTCAAGAAGAACTATGACAACATCCTGAGCGTCAGCGCCATTGTCCTAGCCAACCTCTGTGTCTCCTACATCATGACAAGTCAGAATGAGGAAGCCGAGGAGATGATGAGGAAGAttgaaaaggaggaagaacaaCTCTCCTATGGTGACCCAGACAAGAAAATCTACCACCTCTGCATTGTGAACTTGGTGATAGGAACACTCTACTGTGCCAAAGGGAACTATGACTTTGGTATCTCCAGGGTAATCAAGAGCCTGGAGCCTTACCATAAAAAGCTAGGAACTGATACGTGGTATTATGCCAAACGATGCTTCCTGTCCTTGCTAGAAAACATGTCAAAACACACGATCATGCTGAGGGACACTGTTATTCAAGAATGTGTCCAGTTTCTAGAGCACTGTGAAATTTTTGGCAGAAACATCCCTGCTGTTATAGAACAGCCtttggaggaagagagaatgcACATTGGGAAGAATACAGTCACGTATGAGTCCAGACAGTTAAAAGCGTTGATTTATGAGATCATAGGGTGGAATATGTAG